A stretch of the Papaver somniferum cultivar HN1 chromosome 6, ASM357369v1, whole genome shotgun sequence genome encodes the following:
- the LOC113286852 gene encoding uncharacterized protein LOC113286852, whose translation YIQKSFLCLQQRFEYFFNYWKSQTYNVATGNLPPPPSPSPPTLNDNLHSTDQKKKSSKRRRRCQKQEERSVDEENDIDGPLSHQDYIHKRRQGIDRSSSHVYQELTPEDVLGNLNSTFQPLVQYESDEDDESASTGDHNQGQDSTNYDYGNEPDRVRKRAEQRFPIIGEPACVVCGKYGEYICDETGDDICSTDCKADLLLKAQSAEGAINCHDSRCLPGTSMVKLPEVKEDAWDFGRNRWTTKRSSLCTYECWNCQKPGHLPEDCLMITRALSSPSTSSHVPVGARNSSSISKDLLALYRRCHQIGKNLHTAKCSICRSSSSLGMCLDCSISLCDDSGHLNEHIISHPSHQKIYSFKLQRLVRCCCKSTCGVTDIKDLLACHYCLDKAFEKLYDMYSASWKRAGLSIIWNSICCEEHFTWHRINCTNADVDGSACIVKKHANKCSQLSDFIF comes from the exons tatatacaaaaatcCTTCTTATGCTTACAACAAAGATTTGAGTATTTCTTCAATTATTGGAAATCTCAGACTTACAATGTTGCAACTGGaaatcttcctcctcctccttcaccatcaccaccaactcTAAACGATAATTTACACTCCACTGATCAGAAGAAGAAGAGCTCTAAACGCCGCCGCCGCTGTCAAAAACAGGAGGAGAGGAGTGTTGATGAGGAGAATGATATCGATGGACCTTTGTCTCATCAGGATTACATTCATAAGAGAAGACAGGGTATAGATAGGTCTTCTTCTCATGTTTATCAGGAATTGACTCCAGAAGATGTATTGGGTAATCTCAATTCAACATTTCAACCTCTGGTGCAGTATGAAAGTGATGAGGATGACGAAAGTGCTTCAACTGGAGACCATAATCAAGGACAAGATTCGACAAATTACG ATTATGGAAATGAGCCTGATCGCGTTAGAAAAAGAGCGGAGCAACGATTTCCCATCATAGGGGAACCTGCTTGTGTGGTATGTGGAAAATACGGAGAATATATCTGCGATGAGACTGGGGATGATATCTGCAGTACTGATTGCAAGGCTGACCTATTGCTGAAAGCTCAAAGTGCTGAGGGAGCCATTAACTGCCACGATTCTCGGTGCTTGCCTGGTACAAGCATGGTAAAGCTGCCTGAGGTTAAAGAGGATGCTTGGGATTTTGGTCGGAACAGATGGACTACGAAAAGATCCAGCCTATGTACATATGAGTGTTGGAACTGCCAGAAGCCTGGCCATCTTCCTGAAGACTGTCTGATGATAACACGGGCTTTATCTTCCCCTTCAACAAGCAGCCACGTTCCAGTAGGTGCTCGCAACTCTAGTTCCATATCCAAAGATCTTCTTGCACTCTACAGAAGATGTCACCAAATAGGAAAAAATCTGCATACTGCAAAATGCAGTATATGCCGTAGCTCATCAAGTTTGGGAATGTGCCTCGATTGTAGTATCAGTCTTTGTGATGATTCTGGTCATCTTAATGAGCATATCATTTCACATCCTTCTCATCAGAAAATCTACTCTTTCAAGCTCCAACGCTTGGTGAGATGCTGCTGTAAATCAACATGCGGTGTGACTGACATCAAGGATCTCCTTGCTTGCCACTACTGTCTTGATAAAGCATTTGAAAAGCTCTACGACATGTATTCTGCCTCATGGAAAAGAGCCGGTCTTTCGATTATATGGAATTCCATTTGCTGCGAGGAACACTTCACTTGGCACAGGATAAATTGCACGAATGCGGATGTGGACGGAAGTGCCTGCATTGTCAAGAAGCATGCGAATAAATGCTCTCAGCTCAGTGACTTCATTTTCTGA